In Rhineura floridana isolate rRhiFlo1 chromosome 1, rRhiFlo1.hap2, whole genome shotgun sequence, the following proteins share a genomic window:
- the MLF2 gene encoding myeloid leukemia factor 2 isoform X1: MPLQKAHPAFEGIMFRFMRDGEPEDPMFVMDPLAIHHQHVNRVLSGGFGYSPFLSIGNGTVPGTRQASRRMQAGTVSPFGMLGMAGGFMDMFGMMNDMIGNMEHMTSGANCQTFTSSTVISYSNLGDAPKVYQETSETRSAPGGIRETRRTVRDSDSGLEQMSIGHHIRERAHIMQRSRNHRTGDQEERQDYINLDESDAAAFDDEWRRETSRFRTQRGLDYRRHEGSNGRRAEGTRLAIQGPEESPTRQSRRYDW; the protein is encoded by the exons ATGCCATTGCAAAAAG CCCACCCTGCATTTGAGGGAATTATGTTCCGGTTCATGAGAGATGGCGAGCCAGAGGATCCAATGTTTGTGAT GGACCCTCTTGCCATCCACCACCAGCACGTGAACCGTGTGCTCTCAGGTGGCTTTGGTTATAGCCCTTTCCTCAGCATTGGCAATGGGACTGTACCTGGAACACGCCAGGCTAGCCGTAGAATGCAG GCAGGAACTGTTTCGCCCTTTGGGATGCTAGGAATG GCAGGTGGTTTTATGGACATGTTTGGAATGATGAACGACATGATTGGGAACATG GAGCACATGACAAGTGGTGCCAACTGTCAGACGTTTACCTCTTCAACTGTCATATCCTACTCGAATCTGGGGGATGCCCCCAAAGTCTATCAGGAGACCTCAGAGACACGCTCTGCCCCTGGTGGG ATCCGGGAGACAAGGCGGACGGTGCGAGACTCGGACAGCGGCCTGGAGCAGATGTCTATTGGACACCACATCCGGGAACGTGCACACATCATGCAGCGCTCGCGTAATCACCGCACGGGTGACCAAGAGGAGAGGCAAGACTACATCAACCTAGATGAGA GTGATGCTGCTGCATTTGATGACGAATGGAGGCGAGAGACATCCCGCTTCCGGACGCAGAGAGGGCTGGATTACCGGCGTCACGAGGGAAGTAATGGCCGCAGGGCTGAGGGGACTCGCCTTGCTATTCAGGGACCCGAGGAGTCTCCAACCAGACAGTCGCGCCGGTACGACTGGTGA
- the MLF2 gene encoding myeloid leukemia factor 2 isoform X2: MFRFMRDGEPEDPMFVMDPLAIHHQHVNRVLSGGFGYSPFLSIGNGTVPGTRQASRRMQAGTVSPFGMLGMAGGFMDMFGMMNDMIGNMEHMTSGANCQTFTSSTVISYSNLGDAPKVYQETSETRSAPGGIRETRRTVRDSDSGLEQMSIGHHIRERAHIMQRSRNHRTGDQEERQDYINLDESDAAAFDDEWRRETSRFRTQRGLDYRRHEGSNGRRAEGTRLAIQGPEESPTRQSRRYDW; encoded by the exons ATGTTCCGGTTCATGAGAGATGGCGAGCCAGAGGATCCAATGTTTGTGAT GGACCCTCTTGCCATCCACCACCAGCACGTGAACCGTGTGCTCTCAGGTGGCTTTGGTTATAGCCCTTTCCTCAGCATTGGCAATGGGACTGTACCTGGAACACGCCAGGCTAGCCGTAGAATGCAG GCAGGAACTGTTTCGCCCTTTGGGATGCTAGGAATG GCAGGTGGTTTTATGGACATGTTTGGAATGATGAACGACATGATTGGGAACATG GAGCACATGACAAGTGGTGCCAACTGTCAGACGTTTACCTCTTCAACTGTCATATCCTACTCGAATCTGGGGGATGCCCCCAAAGTCTATCAGGAGACCTCAGAGACACGCTCTGCCCCTGGTGGG ATCCGGGAGACAAGGCGGACGGTGCGAGACTCGGACAGCGGCCTGGAGCAGATGTCTATTGGACACCACATCCGGGAACGTGCACACATCATGCAGCGCTCGCGTAATCACCGCACGGGTGACCAAGAGGAGAGGCAAGACTACATCAACCTAGATGAGA GTGATGCTGCTGCATTTGATGACGAATGGAGGCGAGAGACATCCCGCTTCCGGACGCAGAGAGGGCTGGATTACCGGCGTCACGAGGGAAGTAATGGCCGCAGGGCTGAGGGGACTCGCCTTGCTATTCAGGGACCCGAGGAGTCTCCAACCAGACAGTCGCGCCGGTACGACTGGTGA
- the LOC133383863 gene encoding transcription factor HES-1-like, giving the protein MEVALGQAESKGLGKMGASARNSKHSSSLYRKSIKPLIEKRRRARINASLEQLRKLLEQPPDRQNARALSRLEKAEILEMTVQEFRRLKKKGAVAASVSQDSQEFTSGYCHCINTVSTFLSRADSSLGQEVKTRILQHLEEAPRAIPIITPAPVSKAWKRHKADSLPSLQPSFLGTSPPPPLILDSHTLTAGFWSQPSASPLLPQPHEPWTQPASSATTTHVWRPW; this is encoded by the exons ATGGAGGTAGCACTGGGCCAGGCAGAGTCAAAGGGTCTGGGCAAGATGGGAGCTTCTGCAAGGAATTCAAAACATTCCAGCAGTCTCTACCGAAAG TCCATTAAGCCACTGATTGAGAAACGCCGCAGGGCCCGCATCAATGCAAGCCTGGAGCAGTTGAGGAAGCTACTTGAGCAGCCCCCAGATCGACAG AATGCTAGAGCTTTATCGCGTCTGGAGAAAGCTGAGATTCTGGAGATGACTGTGCAGGAGTTCCGCAGGCTCAAGAAGAAAG GCGCGGTTGCTGCTTCCGTTTCCCAAGACAGCCAAGAGTTTACGTCTGGCTACTGCCACTGCATCAATACTGTCAGTACCTTCCTGAGCAGAGCAGACTCCTCTTTGGGACAGGAGGTGAAGACTCGGATCTTGCAACACTTGGAAGAGGCTCCAAGGGCCATTCCTATCATCACACCAGCTCCAGTTTCCAAAGCCTGGAAACGGCACAAAGCagactctctcccctcccttcagccttcctttttagggacatcccctcctcctcctctaattTTAGACTCCCACACTCTTACTGCTGGGTTTTGGTCACAGCCTTCAGCATCTCCGCTGCTGCCCCAGCCACATGAACCTTGGACCCAGCCAGCCTCGTCTGCTACAACCACCCATGTGTGGAGACCATGGTGA